A genome region from Nocardia sp. NBC_00565 includes the following:
- a CDS encoding MFS transporter: MSTVISPVEGAESTRSTHVGAVVSVLALGGIVMSLMQTLVVPIVPELPTLLHASASDTSWAITATLLAGAVVTPMVGRLGDMVGKRRMLLLSVCVLVVGSLVCALSSSLAPIVVGRALQGFGVGVVPLGISIMRDELPAEKLGSATAMMSASLGVGGALGLPAAALIAQNANWHVLFWTSAGLGVLVFALVLVFVPESRVRSGGRFDLIGGIGLSAGLISLLLAISKGADWGWISLPTDGLFTAAVGVLLLWGWWELRTAAPLVDLRTTANRQVLLTNLASVMVGFAMFAMSLVLPQLLQMPTATGYGLGQSMLVAGLCLAPSGLVMMAMAAGSARVTAACGPKISLIIGSVVIAAGYVLGVVFMDAAWQTIIVGCVVGGGIGFAFGAMPALIMSAVPVSETASANAVNSLMRSIGTSTSAAVVGVVLAHLTTRFGTHALPSQNGFRTAMLIGAAAAIAAALLTTFVPGRGDRTTVGMTSEP, translated from the coding sequence GTGTCCACAGTCATCTCTCCCGTCGAGGGGGCCGAATCGACCAGGTCGACCCACGTCGGCGCGGTTGTCAGTGTGCTGGCCCTAGGTGGGATCGTCATGTCGCTGATGCAGACCCTGGTGGTGCCGATCGTCCCCGAGTTACCGACACTGCTGCACGCATCGGCGTCGGACACCTCGTGGGCGATCACCGCCACCCTGCTCGCGGGTGCGGTGGTGACGCCCATGGTGGGACGGCTCGGGGACATGGTGGGCAAGCGGCGGATGCTGCTGCTCAGCGTGTGTGTGCTGGTGGTCGGCTCGTTAGTGTGCGCTCTCAGCAGCTCGCTGGCCCCCATCGTCGTCGGCCGGGCACTGCAGGGCTTCGGCGTTGGTGTCGTTCCGCTCGGTATCAGCATCATGCGAGACGAACTGCCCGCCGAGAAACTCGGCTCGGCCACGGCGATGATGAGTGCGTCACTGGGCGTGGGCGGCGCGCTCGGCCTGCCCGCTGCGGCGCTGATCGCCCAGAACGCCAACTGGCACGTGCTGTTCTGGACATCGGCGGGCCTCGGCGTTCTGGTGTTCGCCCTGGTGCTGGTCTTCGTCCCCGAGTCCCGGGTCCGCAGCGGCGGACGGTTCGACCTGATAGGTGGTATCGGACTCTCGGCAGGCCTGATCAGTTTGCTGCTCGCGATCTCCAAGGGCGCCGACTGGGGCTGGATCAGCCTGCCCACCGACGGCTTGTTCACCGCTGCCGTTGGCGTTCTGCTGCTGTGGGGGTGGTGGGAGCTGCGCACCGCGGCGCCGCTGGTGGATCTGCGGACCACCGCGAACCGTCAGGTGCTGCTGACCAACCTCGCCTCGGTGATGGTCGGGTTCGCGATGTTCGCGATGTCTCTCGTGCTACCGCAGTTGCTGCAGATGCCCACCGCCACCGGATACGGCCTCGGGCAGTCCATGCTGGTGGCGGGCCTGTGCCTGGCCCCGTCCGGGTTGGTGATGATGGCGATGGCAGCCGGGTCGGCGCGGGTCACGGCCGCCTGCGGCCCCAAGATCTCCCTGATCATCGGGTCCGTCGTCATCGCCGCCGGATACGTCCTTGGCGTTGTCTTCATGGACGCGGCCTGGCAGACCATCATCGTCGGATGTGTGGTCGGTGGCGGTATCGGCTTCGCGTTCGGAGCTATGCCCGCGCTGATCATGTCGGCGGTCCCCGTATCGGAGACAGCCTCCGCCAATGCCGTCAACAGCCTTATGCGTTCCATCGGCACATCCACGTCCGCAGCGGTGGTCGGCGTCGTTCTGGCTCATCTGACGACCCGCTTCGGCACTCATGCGCTGCCGTCCCAAAACGGCTTCCGCACCGCGATGCTCATCGGCGCCGCCGCGGCGATCGCCGCGGCACTGCTCACCACGTTCGTGCCCGGACGGGGTGATCGCACGACCGTAGGAATGACGTCCGAACCTTGA
- a CDS encoding TetR/AcrR family transcriptional regulator: MASTATEAAGRGRGRPPRLSRDQIIEAAVELLEREPNAGLTIKRVAEAVGSAQMALYRYFPDRDTLLQAVADHVVAHIRPRPLTGDTWQEQVRDWMRNSSARLRPYSQLLPYMAATRQPVGLRALDRLAMILSPLGLDDEDLALAVILIGSTTIGYASFETHRLPAEQVVAALREGLPLRSEAEREIVEPLLPLLPTAYARLYDTILDQTIATIEALKP; this comes from the coding sequence ATGGCGAGCACAGCGACCGAGGCCGCGGGGCGAGGAAGAGGCAGGCCGCCGCGGCTGTCCCGAGACCAGATCATCGAGGCCGCCGTCGAACTCCTGGAACGCGAACCGAACGCTGGTTTGACCATCAAGCGCGTCGCCGAGGCCGTCGGCTCCGCTCAGATGGCGCTCTACCGCTACTTCCCGGATCGCGACACACTGCTCCAAGCGGTAGCCGACCACGTCGTGGCCCACATCAGGCCGCGGCCGCTGACCGGCGACACCTGGCAGGAACAGGTTCGCGACTGGATGCGCAACAGCTCGGCGCGGTTACGGCCCTACTCCCAACTCTTGCCATATATGGCCGCGACACGGCAACCCGTCGGCCTGCGGGCGCTGGACAGGCTGGCCATGATTCTGAGCCCGCTCGGTCTCGACGACGAGGACCTGGCATTGGCCGTCATCCTGATCGGCTCGACCACCATCGGCTACGCGTCGTTCGAAACGCACCGGCTGCCCGCCGAGCAGGTCGTGGCCGCGCTACGGGAAGGACTCCCGCTGCGTTCCGAGGCAGAGCGGGAAATCGTCGAGCCGCTGCTGCCACTACTTCCCACCGCGTACGCCCGCCTGTACGACACGATCCTCGACCAGACCATCGCCACGATCGAGGCTCTGAAACCCTAA
- a CDS encoding NAD-dependent succinate-semialdehyde dehydrogenase, with the protein MLEVAALLSSLPTGLWIGGEQVSASGGATFPVSNPATGEVLIQVADASSEDGARALDAAATAQPAWAATPARDRAEILRHAWELVVARRDDFALLITLEMGKPLAESYGEVAYGGEFLRWFAEEAVRINGRYTRSPSGNGRILVTKQPVGPTLAITPWNFPLAMGTRKIAPALAAGCTMVLKPAAETPLTSLLLGQVFQEAGLPPGVLSVLPTSAAAALTDPLFADHRMRKVTFTGSTGVGKTLLAQAATRVLRSSMELGGNAPFVVFADADLDAAVDGAIAAKMRNTGEACTAANRFHVDNTVRAEFTQKLTWRMAALKVGPGDLDGTQVGPLISEKQRARVAELVADSVMRGAVVTTGGASGVGEGYFYEPTVLADVPADARILREEVFGPVAAITGFDGEDEGVAAANDTEFGLAAYIYTTNLSRAIRVAESLESGMVGVNRGIISDVAAPFGGVKESGIGRESGSEGIEEYLEIKYIAL; encoded by the coding sequence ATGCTTGAAGTTGCTGCCTTGTTGAGCTCGCTGCCTACCGGACTATGGATCGGCGGAGAGCAGGTGTCTGCCAGCGGCGGAGCTACTTTCCCGGTATCCAATCCAGCGACCGGGGAAGTGCTCATCCAGGTCGCCGACGCATCCAGCGAGGACGGTGCGCGGGCACTGGACGCCGCTGCCACCGCGCAACCTGCGTGGGCCGCCACACCTGCCCGCGATCGGGCCGAAATCCTGCGGCATGCCTGGGAATTGGTGGTGGCGCGCCGCGATGATTTCGCGCTGCTGATCACCCTGGAAATGGGCAAACCGCTGGCCGAGAGCTATGGCGAAGTCGCCTACGGTGGTGAGTTCCTGCGGTGGTTCGCCGAAGAGGCCGTCCGGATCAATGGCCGGTATACCCGGTCGCCGTCGGGCAACGGTCGGATATTGGTGACCAAACAGCCCGTCGGTCCGACGCTGGCGATTACCCCGTGGAACTTCCCGCTCGCGATGGGAACCCGCAAAATCGCGCCTGCCTTGGCCGCCGGGTGCACCATGGTCCTCAAACCCGCTGCGGAGACACCGCTGACGTCGCTGCTGCTCGGTCAGGTGTTCCAGGAAGCGGGCCTGCCGCCGGGGGTGCTATCGGTACTGCCGACCTCGGCGGCGGCGGCGCTCACCGACCCGCTGTTCGCCGACCACCGGATGCGGAAAGTGACCTTCACCGGCTCGACGGGTGTCGGCAAAACGCTGCTCGCGCAGGCGGCCACACGAGTGCTGCGCAGTTCGATGGAGCTCGGCGGAAACGCGCCGTTCGTCGTGTTCGCCGACGCGGATCTCGATGCCGCGGTCGATGGGGCGATTGCCGCGAAGATGCGCAACACCGGCGAGGCCTGCACCGCCGCCAACCGGTTCCATGTCGACAACACGGTGCGAGCCGAGTTCACCCAGAAGCTGACCTGGCGAATGGCGGCTCTGAAGGTCGGGCCGGGCGATCTGGACGGTACTCAGGTGGGTCCACTGATCAGCGAGAAGCAACGCGCGCGCGTCGCGGAACTCGTTGCCGACAGCGTCATGAGGGGCGCTGTCGTCACGACCGGCGGTGCGAGTGGTGTCGGTGAAGGCTACTTCTATGAGCCCACTGTCTTGGCGGACGTGCCTGCCGACGCGCGCATTCTTCGTGAGGAAGTGTTCGGTCCGGTTGCCGCGATTACCGGCTTCGATGGCGAAGACGAGGGCGTTGCCGCAGCCAATGACACCGAATTCGGTTTAGCCGCATACATTTACACGACGAATCTGAGCCGAGCGATTCGTGTGGCCGAATCGCTCGAGTCGGGAATGGTCGGTGTGAATCGAGGAATTATCTCCGACGTCGCGGCCCCGTTCGGAGGGGTGAAGGAGTCCGGCATCGGTCGTGAGAGCGGGAGCGAGGGCATCGAGGAATACCTCGAGATTAAGTATATCGCCCTGTAA
- the gabT gene encoding 4-aminobutyrate--2-oxoglutarate transaminase: MLANVSVPASHRQVRTAIPGPISSALQQRRSRAVSAAVTSTLPVYITSADGGLLHDVDGNTYIDFGSGIAVTNVGHAAPAVVDRVKDQVERFTHTCFMIAPYEGYVEVCEALADLTPGDQEKRSALFNSGAEAVENAVKVARAATGRQAVVVFDHAYHGRTNLTMALTSKSVPYKHGFGPFAPEIYRVSGSYPFRDGLTGPESAAQALDRIDKQIGADQVAAVVIEPVQGEGGFIEPAPGFLPALSQWCTRNGVVFIADEVQTGFGRTGDWFACEYEGVVPDVIVTAKGIAAGLPLAAVTGRADLLDAVPPGGLGGTYGGNPVACAAALGSIETIRDQKLVVAARRIGTIALPRLRALPTDTIGHVRGRGAMLAVEFVKPGTREPDAELVRRIAKTCHDAGVVVLTCGTYGNVIRLLPPLSLPAELLDEGLTVLADAIRTAV, encoded by the coding sequence ATGCTCGCAAACGTGAGCGTTCCAGCCAGTCACCGTCAGGTGCGCACCGCGATTCCCGGCCCGATCTCGTCCGCGTTGCAGCAACGACGGTCCCGAGCCGTGTCGGCCGCTGTCACGTCGACGCTGCCGGTGTACATCACCTCTGCCGACGGGGGACTACTGCACGATGTGGATGGCAACACGTATATCGACTTCGGTTCGGGTATCGCCGTGACGAATGTGGGTCACGCCGCGCCAGCGGTGGTGGATCGGGTGAAGGATCAGGTGGAACGGTTCACCCACACCTGCTTCATGATTGCCCCGTACGAGGGGTACGTCGAGGTGTGCGAGGCGTTGGCCGATCTCACACCAGGCGACCAGGAGAAGCGTTCGGCGCTGTTCAATTCCGGTGCCGAGGCGGTGGAGAACGCCGTCAAGGTGGCGCGTGCGGCAACGGGGCGCCAGGCAGTGGTGGTATTCGATCACGCCTATCATGGGCGCACCAACCTCACGATGGCGTTGACCTCCAAATCGGTGCCGTACAAGCATGGGTTCGGCCCGTTCGCACCGGAGATCTACCGGGTTTCCGGCTCCTACCCGTTCCGTGACGGACTTACCGGCCCCGAGTCGGCGGCACAGGCGTTGGACCGGATCGACAAGCAGATCGGCGCCGACCAGGTCGCGGCCGTGGTGATCGAGCCTGTGCAGGGCGAGGGCGGGTTCATCGAACCGGCGCCCGGTTTCCTGCCCGCACTGTCGCAGTGGTGCACCCGCAATGGCGTGGTGTTCATCGCAGACGAGGTGCAGACCGGGTTCGGACGGACCGGCGACTGGTTCGCCTGCGAATACGAGGGTGTCGTGCCGGACGTGATCGTCACCGCGAAGGGCATCGCGGCCGGTCTGCCCCTTGCGGCGGTCACCGGCCGGGCCGACCTGCTCGACGCGGTCCCGCCGGGTGGCCTGGGTGGCACCTACGGCGGCAACCCGGTCGCCTGCGCCGCGGCGCTGGGGTCCATTGAAACGATCCGCGACCAGAAACTGGTGGTCGCCGCCCGGCGGATCGGCACAATCGCGCTGCCCCGGCTGCGGGCATTGCCCACCGATACGATCGGCCACGTCCGTGGGCGCGGGGCCATGCTGGCGGTCGAGTTCGTCAAGCCCGGCACCCGGGAACCGGATGCGGAACTGGTGCGTCGTATCGCTAAGACCTGCCACGACGCCGGCGTCGTGGTGCTGACGTGCGGCACCTACGGCAATGTGATCCGTCTGCTACCGCCGCTGTCGCTGCCTGCGGAACTACTCGACGAGGGCCTGACCGTGCTGGCTGACGCGATCCGGACCGCCGTCTGA
- a CDS encoding PucR family transcriptional regulator — translation MAISLRDLTRQTDLRLRTLTDADSALDHPISWVHPSELLDPTPYLDGGELLLTTGLAVDDGNAADYVRRLADARVAGIGFGTGLNHLRVPPTLLHAASAAGVPVLEIPEAIPFIAITKAVSRAMAAQEYAGVVRAQQGQRALTAAAVRRDGTGAVVRALAGLVNGWVLLANATGEIREVFPAVARGLSAELTAHLGLPRTGTWQGELAGRDVVIHALGTRTASFLAVATVTPLDPVGHLLVQAAASLLSLAVRQHAQSRTTLRRLRTTLFPLLIAQADGAADLVETTFGPLPDPPWSVCMLVGGESTVDAVETICDTARQRTFFAEYGPGIAVLASGEVPMTLLDLARVVGPYAGLSIPVSPTDIGAGVRQATWAADTARRTRVPAVRFADLAGAGLLALVDADTRVAFAEAVLGPLREHDRTHRGDLVTALRYWLECNGHWDRAAARMGVHRHTMRTRIDKVAELTGRDMDAPGVRAELWLALSVGSLRPVPRNI, via the coding sequence ATGGCCATCTCGTTGCGCGATCTGACCCGACAGACCGACCTGCGATTGCGGACACTCACCGACGCGGATTCCGCGTTGGACCATCCGATTTCGTGGGTACATCCGAGTGAACTGCTCGACCCAACCCCGTATCTCGACGGCGGTGAACTACTGCTGACGACCGGATTGGCCGTCGACGACGGCAACGCCGCCGACTATGTCCGTCGTCTGGCCGACGCTCGGGTGGCAGGCATCGGATTCGGAACCGGACTGAACCACCTGCGGGTGCCACCGACACTGTTGCACGCGGCGAGCGCGGCCGGGGTGCCGGTGCTGGAGATTCCGGAAGCCATCCCGTTCATCGCGATCACCAAGGCGGTGTCGCGGGCGATGGCAGCGCAGGAGTATGCGGGCGTGGTCCGCGCTCAACAGGGTCAGCGTGCTTTGACCGCAGCCGCGGTGCGTCGGGACGGTACCGGCGCGGTGGTCCGCGCGCTGGCCGGCTTGGTGAATGGCTGGGTGCTGCTTGCGAATGCCACCGGCGAGATTCGCGAGGTGTTCCCCGCAGTCGCCCGCGGCTTGTCGGCGGAGCTGACCGCCCACCTCGGCCTCCCGCGAACCGGAACATGGCAGGGCGAGCTGGCCGGACGCGACGTCGTGATCCACGCGCTCGGCACCCGTACCGCGAGTTTCCTGGCGGTGGCCACCGTGACCCCACTGGACCCGGTCGGGCATTTGCTGGTCCAGGCCGCGGCATCGCTGCTTTCGCTGGCAGTACGGCAACATGCCCAGTCACGCACGACGCTGCGCCGCCTGCGTACTACGCTGTTCCCGCTGTTGATAGCCCAGGCGGACGGTGCCGCCGACCTGGTCGAGACCACGTTCGGTCCACTTCCGGATCCACCCTGGTCGGTGTGCATGCTCGTCGGCGGCGAGTCGACCGTCGACGCAGTCGAGACAATCTGCGACACGGCTCGACAACGGACATTCTTCGCCGAGTACGGGCCGGGTATCGCGGTGCTCGCAAGCGGCGAAGTGCCTATGACGCTGCTGGACTTGGCTCGAGTCGTTGGGCCGTATGCCGGCCTGTCCATTCCGGTGTCACCCACCGATATAGGTGCGGGTGTCCGCCAGGCAACGTGGGCCGCGGACACCGCGCGGCGGACACGAGTGCCTGCGGTTCGGTTCGCCGACCTGGCCGGTGCCGGATTGCTGGCATTGGTGGATGCCGATACCCGAGTCGCCTTCGCCGAGGCGGTGCTGGGACCGCTGCGTGAGCACGATCGGACACATCGGGGCGACCTCGTGACGGCGCTGCGGTACTGGCTGGAATGCAACGGCCACTGGGACCGAGCCGCAGCACGCATGGGCGTGCACCGGCACACGATGCGCACCCGGATCGACAAAGTAGCGGAACTCACCGGACGAGACATGGACGCCCCCGGCGTCCGAGCCGAGCTGTGGCTGGCACTGTCCGTCGGATCGCTTCGGCCGGTGCCGAGAAACATATGA
- a CDS encoding amino acid permease: MSASPVAAADLPSEQDAADAAQLAALGYRQRLTRALGLWSNFAVGFTYLSPLVGIYSVFNYGLTQGGPSFFWTIPLVLLGQGLVLLVFAEVASQYPIAGGIYQWAKRLVGPRYAWLSGWMYTWALLITVSSVAYPIATYAGPLFGYSVTHTSTVATAVIVILACAAINLLGVRRLAFVANIGVAAEVLGTVGLGLYLLCFHHKHDVTVVLHNYGAGGSAGYLGAFLASCLFAVWIFYGFEACGDIAEEVKDPSRKVPRAMGLTLGVGAIATVVLTLGLIVAVPDFGAVISGDSADPLGEVLDDALGGVGSKVALALIVVGFVSCTLAIQAAATRLVYSFGRDGVIFGAKKLSTLHPTFHMPPGAIAVTAIIPAAIAFLPSATVTRIITFAVVGIYIGFQSVVLAAIIGRARGWKPSGVFRLGAFAWPVNIAALVYGVTAIVVLSVKTPATGTSFFDHWMVPTSVAVIAVVGLSYLLIMRPKERVQEEDRAA, from the coding sequence ATGTCCGCATCCCCCGTCGCGGCGGCCGACTTGCCCAGCGAGCAGGACGCGGCCGACGCCGCCCAGCTCGCAGCGCTCGGATACCGTCAGCGACTCACTCGCGCCCTTGGCCTTTGGTCGAACTTCGCGGTCGGATTCACCTATCTGTCGCCGCTGGTCGGCATCTACTCGGTCTTCAACTATGGACTCACACAGGGCGGGCCGTCCTTCTTCTGGACTATCCCACTGGTCCTGCTCGGTCAGGGGCTGGTGCTGCTGGTTTTCGCCGAAGTGGCCTCCCAGTACCCGATCGCCGGTGGCATCTACCAGTGGGCCAAGCGCCTGGTCGGCCCGCGTTACGCCTGGCTTTCCGGCTGGATGTACACGTGGGCTCTGCTGATAACCGTTTCCTCTGTCGCCTACCCGATCGCCACCTACGCCGGTCCACTGTTCGGCTATTCGGTCACCCACACCAGCACCGTCGCCACCGCGGTCATCGTGATCCTGGCCTGCGCGGCGATCAACCTCCTCGGTGTCCGCCGACTGGCTTTCGTGGCCAATATCGGAGTCGCCGCCGAGGTGCTCGGCACCGTCGGCCTCGGGTTGTATCTGCTGTGCTTCCACCACAAGCACGACGTCACCGTCGTCCTGCACAATTACGGCGCGGGTGGCAGCGCCGGCTACCTCGGCGCTTTCCTGGCATCCTGCCTGTTCGCGGTCTGGATCTTCTATGGCTTCGAGGCGTGCGGCGACATCGCCGAGGAGGTCAAGGATCCGTCCCGCAAGGTGCCGCGCGCCATGGGGTTGACGCTGGGGGTCGGCGCGATCGCCACCGTGGTGCTTACGCTAGGCCTGATCGTGGCTGTGCCCGACTTCGGTGCGGTCATTTCGGGCGACAGCGCCGATCCACTGGGTGAGGTCCTCGACGACGCCCTCGGCGGCGTGGGCAGCAAAGTCGCCTTGGCGCTGATCGTGGTCGGCTTCGTCTCCTGCACCCTGGCCATCCAGGCCGCCGCGACCCGTTTGGTCTACTCCTTCGGTCGCGACGGAGTCATTTTCGGTGCCAAAAAGCTGTCCACACTGCACCCGACGTTCCATATGCCGCCGGGTGCGATCGCAGTGACCGCGATCATCCCCGCCGCGATCGCCTTCCTGCCTTCTGCCACGGTGACCCGCATCATTACCTTTGCGGTGGTAGGCATCTACATCGGCTTTCAGTCGGTCGTGCTGGCCGCTATCATCGGCCGAGCCCGTGGCTGGAAGCCATCCGGCGTGTTCCGCCTCGGCGCATTCGCGTGGCCGGTGAACATCGCAGCCTTGGTCTACGGGGTCACCGCCATCGTCGTCCTGTCGGTGAAGACTCCCGCGACCGGCACGTCGTTCTTCGACCACTGGATGGTACCGACTTCGGTCGCCGTGATCGCCGTCGTCGGGCTGTCGTACCTGTTGATCATGCGCCCCAAGGAGCGAGTCCAGGAGGAGGACCGCGCTGCCTAG